The DNA sequence ACCAAACTGGTTGCCTGAAATCGTAAGACAAAAGGCTCAGGAGATTGAGTTACTTCAGAAAAACCTGCAGGAGTTCCAGCAGACTTCACAAGTAAACTTCTCTAAAAGACAGCAAGATGCTTTGATGCCTTTGCAAGATAAAGCAATGAAAGGTATCGAGGATGTAGCGAAAGAAATGGGTTACCAATACGTAATTCCTTCTCAAATGCTGCTATATAGCGATGGTGCTGATGATATCACTGGCAAAGTTATCCAGAAGCTTGGTGGCAAGCAGTAATGGACTCTATGATATAATGAAAACCAGCCTATATAGGCTGGTTTTTTTGTTTCTATATTTTATTATGAAAGCTCATTGAGAAACTGTAACCAAAAGAACTATGTATAAAAAACCTGACTATCTAAAAGCTGGCGATAAAGTAATGGTATTGTCACCTGCTGGTGCTCCAAACCATAAAAGTGTCAATGAAGGAATCGGGATCCTTAAAGGATGGGGTCTAGAGGTTATACTAGCCCAAAACACGCTAAACAATTATGGGTCATTGGCAGGCAAAGACGAAGAGAGGATTGCTGACTTACAACTAGCATTGGATGATACCAGTATCAAAGCCATTATTTGCTCAAGGGGAGGCTATGGCACTACCCGAATAGTGGATGCACTGGACTGGACTACCTTCGAGCAATCTCCCAAATGGCTTGTAGGTTACTCTGATATTACCACGATGCATATGCAGCTCTATAAGCTGGGCTATCAGAGCATACACGGTAGTATGGTAATTCATTATAGCCTACCTCATGCAGCGTCATCAGGTGAATCACTCAGGCAAGTGCTATTCGGGGAGAAGCCACCTGTTATTACAGCTCCTGCACATCAGTTCAACCGCAAGGGAGAAGCAGAAGGAAGTATCATCGGTGGTAATTTAGCATTGCTGGCTTCCCAAATCGGTACACCTGCAGATCTGGATTATACAGATAAGATTCTTTTTATAGAAGAAATAGGGGAGTACCTCTACAACTTTGATCGTATGTTGGTTCAGATGAAGAGAAGTGGAAAGCTGGAAAAACTGAGAGGTTTGGTGATCGGTCAGTTGACAGACATGAAAACTAATGAAGGAAATGAGTTTCCGATGTCGGCTTTGGAAATAATTGAAGAGAAGCTTTCGGAATATGATTATCCTGTGGGCTATGGATTTGATATTGGACACGATTATCCGAACTGGCCAGTGATATGCGGTGGGAATGCTGTTTTAAAAGTGACTGACGATGGAGCAACATTAATACAGTTATAATGGAAATTGCACTATTCGTTGAGTGGGAAATATTGTGTTAGTTTGATAAAAAAAAATTGATGATGGAAAGCGAAATATTTTAGCTGGCAACAAAGAAAACACTCAAATATTATTTGTAGGTTTGTCCTCTGTTTCAGATACTTATTGTATTTTTTCTTGCTAAAATATAATAAAGCAAATATAAACTAGATCCATCATCAATTTTAGCTAACTGATATGAGTTTCAACTTAATTCCCTTCAAGACGAAACATCAGATTGTTTTTGAAAGGGCGGAATTTATTGCTGACTCTGATGACGAGTTTTATTACAGGCAACTGTTCCTATGGGTAGACTTATTTATTGAGGTGCTCTATGACAGGGATGCGGAAACTATCGTTGCCATCAGAGAGGCAGGTAATACTGAGATGCTTTATCCCTTCTGTGAAGATGTTGATCTGAACGTCTAACAGGTGGGACTTTTTTAAGGCAGCATGCTATTTTTTTGTAGTTTTAGTCAATTGTTACTGACTAACTCAATACATATGAATAAAGCTGCTGCTCTTCTACATGTTATTTGTTCCTTTCTTTTGCTGATGGGATGTCAGCAAAAGGGTGAACTTTCTTTCCCATCCAACTGGGTGGACCTTTCTCACAGTTATGACAGTACAACCCTTTATTGGCCTACCTCGCCTGTATTCAAAATGGATACAGTGTTTGAGGGACAGACCGATAAGGGTTATTACTATTCAGCCTACCAGTTTTGTACAGCAGAGCATGGCGGTACGCATATGGATGCGCCTGTGCATTTTGCTGAAGGTAAGCAGGAAGTTGATCAGGTGCCGCTTAAAACGCTGACAGGAGAAGGAGTGGTCGTGGACCTTGCTTCTATAGTCAATGGAAATGCGGATTACCTGATTACAGCCAAGGACCTTCAACAGTGGTTTGACCTTAAGAAAATTGATCCCTCAGGTAAAATCATCCTGATGCATACAGGGTTTGGGAAGTTTTGGCCTGATGCAAAGAAGTATCTGGGAACAGATATGAGGGGAGATGAGGCTGTACCACAACTGCACTTTCCTGGGTTGTCAGAAGATGGAGCAAATTGGGCAGTAGAAAAGAAAGTCAAATCAATAGGCTTGGACACCCCAAGTATTGACTATGGACAGTCAACAGACTTTATGGCACATCGTGTGCTGTTTGCGGCCAACATTCCCGCCTTTGAGAACCTTGCCAATTTGGATAAGCTGGTAGACCATCAGGTATGGGTGGTGGCTTTGCCTATGAAACTGAAAGGAGGAAGCGGTGCACCATTGAGGATTATAGCAGCCGTTCATCAATAGCTAAATCATTGAAATTCTATTTTTTACAGATATGGATAACAAAGAGTATTTTGAAATAAACAAGAAGAACTGGAATGAGCGTGTACAAGCGCATATGGATTCAGACTTCTATGATATGAAAGCTTTCGAGGCGGGAGCGACGTCATTGAAAGAAATTGAACTGGATATATTGGGAGATATCAGTGGTAAGCGAGTTTTACACCTTCAGTGTCACTTCGGGCAGGATGCCCTTTCGCTGGCTCGAATGGGAGCTGATGTAACTGGTATAGACCTGTCAGATAAGGCTATCGAAAAGGCAAGGGAAATTGCCTCCAAACTGAATGTTGAGGCGGAGTTTGTTTGCTGTAATGTATTGGAGATAGACCAACACCTCACAGGAGAATATGATATCATCTTTACGACTTATGGTGTTGTGGGTTGGTTACCGGAACTGACCAAGTGGGCAAAGCTTATCCATCAATTCCTCAAGCCGCAAGGCAGGTTTCTGCTAGTGGAATTCCACCCTGTTGTTTGGATGCACGATGATGACTTCAAGCAAATTGCTTATTCTTATTTTAACAAGGAAGCCATTATTGAGACCAGTGAAGGTTCTTATGCTGATAAGGACACAAGTCATAACTATGAGTCTGTAGGTTGGAACCACGACTTATCAGAAGTGTTTACAGCCTTGCTTCAAGCAGGTTTGCAGATAAAGTTATTCAAGGAGTATGATTTCTCGCCCTATAACTGTTTTAACAATACTGTTCCTGCTGAAA is a window from the Limibacter armeniacum genome containing:
- a CDS encoding S66 peptidase family protein; the encoded protein is MYKKPDYLKAGDKVMVLSPAGAPNHKSVNEGIGILKGWGLEVILAQNTLNNYGSLAGKDEERIADLQLALDDTSIKAIICSRGGYGTTRIVDALDWTTFEQSPKWLVGYSDITTMHMQLYKLGYQSIHGSMVIHYSLPHAASSGESLRQVLFGEKPPVITAPAHQFNRKGEAEGSIIGGNLALLASQIGTPADLDYTDKILFIEEIGEYLYNFDRMLVQMKRSGKLEKLRGLVIGQLTDMKTNEGNEFPMSALEIIEEKLSEYDYPVGYGFDIGHDYPNWPVICGGNAVLKVTDDGATLIQL
- a CDS encoding OmpH family outer membrane protein: MKTKFFIAFFIGLFATVLFSGVNNTYAQGKPFAYADIDSVVQALPEFETKMKELESYQKQLVTSMQTQQKDLEAKYADFQKNQPNWLPEIVRQKAQEIELLQKNLQEFQQTSQVNFSKRQQDALMPLQDKAMKGIEDVAKEMGYQYVIPSQMLLYSDGADDITGKVIQKLGGKQ
- a CDS encoding class I SAM-dependent methyltransferase, with protein sequence MDNKEYFEINKKNWNERVQAHMDSDFYDMKAFEAGATSLKEIELDILGDISGKRVLHLQCHFGQDALSLARMGADVTGIDLSDKAIEKAREIASKLNVEAEFVCCNVLEIDQHLTGEYDIIFTTYGVVGWLPELTKWAKLIHQFLKPQGRFLLVEFHPVVWMHDDDFKQIAYSYFNKEAIIETSEGSYADKDTSHNYESVGWNHDLSEVFTALLQAGLQIKLFKEYDFSPYNCFNNTVPAEKGFQIKGLEGKLPMVYAVEATKL
- a CDS encoding cyclase family protein: MNKAAALLHVICSFLLLMGCQQKGELSFPSNWVDLSHSYDSTTLYWPTSPVFKMDTVFEGQTDKGYYYSAYQFCTAEHGGTHMDAPVHFAEGKQEVDQVPLKTLTGEGVVVDLASIVNGNADYLITAKDLQQWFDLKKIDPSGKIILMHTGFGKFWPDAKKYLGTDMRGDEAVPQLHFPGLSEDGANWAVEKKVKSIGLDTPSIDYGQSTDFMAHRVLFAANIPAFENLANLDKLVDHQVWVVALPMKLKGGSGAPLRIIAAVHQ